A segment of the Peptoclostridium acidaminophilum DSM 3953 genome:
TATATGACATACTAAATCACAATGCTTTCGTAATAACGAAGGCCGCTGTTGAGAAAGTAGAGGAGGTGTACGAATAATGACTAATGCACATGATATAATCATAAAGCCAATAGTAACTGAAAAAAGCATGAGCGAAATGTCTGACAAAAAGTACACATTTGTAGTGGCTAAAAATACAAACAAAACCGAAGTTAAAAAAGCTGTTGAAAGCATATTCGGTGTTAAAGTTGAAAAAGTAAACACTATAAATTATGACGGCAAAAAGAAAAGAATGGGCAAGCATGAAGGAACTACTGCTAGCTATTCAAAAGCCGTAGTGAAACTTACTGCGGACAGCAAGGAAATAGAATTCTTTGCAGGAGTTTAGTTAAAAAGCACTAAAGAAGGAGGGAAAACAGATGGCTATAAAAAAGTTTAAACCAACATCTCCTGGTATGAGACACGTTACAGTGCTTGTATCAGATGAGATAACAAAGCATGAGCCGGAAAAATCACTTCTAACCCCACTAAAAAAGAACGCGGGAAGAAACTCGCAAGGTAAAATAACAATCCGTCATAGAGGCGGCGGGGCAAGAAGAAAATATAGACTTATCGACTTCAAGAGAAACAAGGATGGAATACCTGCGAAGGTTGCAGGAATAGAGTACGATCCAAACAGAACTTCCAACATAGCACTTCTTGTGTATGCGGATGGAGAAAAAAGATACATCCTTTCACCTGTAGGACTCAAGGTTGGAGACGTTATAATGTCTGGAGAAACAGCTGACATAAAAGTTGGAAACTCTCTGAAACTTAAGGACATGCCTGTTGGTACAACTGTACACAACATAGAGCTTAAAACTGGCAAAGGCGGACAGCTTGTAAGATCTGCGGGAACAGGTGCGCAGCTTATGGCCAAAGAAGGAAAAAATGCGCTTCTTAGACTTCCATCGGGAGAAATGAGATACGTAAACATAGAGTGTAAGGCTACGGTTGGACAAGTTGGAAACATTGAGCATTTCAACGTTACAATAGGTAAGGCCGG
Coding sequences within it:
- the rplW gene encoding 50S ribosomal protein L23 — protein: MTNAHDIIIKPIVTEKSMSEMSDKKYTFVVAKNTNKTEVKKAVESIFGVKVEKVNTINYDGKKKRMGKHEGTTASYSKAVVKLTADSKEIEFFAGV
- the rplB gene encoding 50S ribosomal protein L2, with protein sequence MAIKKFKPTSPGMRHVTVLVSDEITKHEPEKSLLTPLKKNAGRNSQGKITIRHRGGGARRKYRLIDFKRNKDGIPAKVAGIEYDPNRTSNIALLVYADGEKRYILSPVGLKVGDVIMSGETADIKVGNSLKLKDMPVGTTVHNIELKTGKGGQLVRSAGTGAQLMAKEGKNALLRLPSGEMRYVNIECKATVGQVGNIEHFNVTIGKAGRKRHMGIRPTVRGSVMNPCDHPHGGGEGRAPIGRSGPVTPWGKPALGYKTRKKNKASDKLIVSKRKK